Proteins encoded in a region of the Paenibacillus wynnii genome:
- a CDS encoding glycosyltransferase family 2 protein: MNHSEIWQQAYDELLDQLTDTLNPSATDLETLSGVVQAFLWGRASEDALLYYLSEQFHVEKVQLPELVMGLVDMKRNFPPPESNPPVASLDAELPKVSIIITTYNRKEFLQQAIQSILMQDYPRKEIIVIDDCSTDGTDILMKQSFGENSRVIYMRNETNRGPGHNRRLAFAAHADGEYILFLDDDDYLIDRSYLSQAVDFHMLHPGISFVAANVFLKYSQTEQLKISSLGLSELINKLDYFMNFEQKGFPKPASTLTTVFKREALIQMDILNMNMVNDASIYLRSLLIGDAGFIDVIAGVYRIHGNNITFNLSQSFLIENLEEKMLIKNMAVEQYGYSAKKMNQWFNHNVYDTIYYYLMNSAKSYKDFEAMYGWAHTHCPGIYDRLRREFRVKLMKKQLLRVSLIRTLLKK, encoded by the coding sequence ATGAATCATAGCGAAATTTGGCAGCAAGCGTATGACGAGTTACTGGATCAGCTAACGGATACTCTTAACCCTTCTGCGACTGACTTAGAGACTTTATCCGGGGTTGTTCAAGCTTTTTTATGGGGGAGAGCCTCAGAGGATGCCTTGCTTTACTACCTGTCAGAGCAGTTCCATGTGGAGAAAGTGCAGCTTCCTGAGCTGGTGATGGGTCTTGTGGACATGAAACGTAACTTCCCTCCCCCAGAGAGCAACCCACCGGTAGCTAGTCTTGATGCTGAACTTCCGAAAGTCAGTATCATTATAACCACATACAATCGAAAAGAGTTCCTCCAGCAAGCGATTCAAAGCATTCTCATGCAGGACTATCCCCGTAAAGAAATCATTGTGATAGATGATTGTTCTACGGATGGTACAGATATTCTTATGAAACAAAGTTTTGGCGAAAACTCGCGTGTGATCTATATGCGTAACGAAACGAACCGCGGGCCGGGCCATAATCGGCGTTTAGCCTTTGCTGCACATGCTGATGGGGAGTATATCCTCTTTTTGGATGATGACGATTATCTGATTGACCGGAGTTATTTAAGCCAAGCGGTGGATTTCCACATGCTCCATCCTGGAATATCCTTTGTGGCCGCAAATGTATTTCTTAAATACTCGCAGACCGAGCAGTTGAAGATCTCCAGTCTGGGACTTAGTGAACTCATCAACAAACTGGACTATTTCATGAATTTTGAGCAAAAAGGGTTTCCTAAGCCTGCTTCCACCCTAACCACCGTCTTTAAGCGTGAAGCTTTGATCCAAATGGATATCCTGAATATGAATATGGTCAATGACGCCTCCATTTATCTACGTTCATTACTTATTGGAGATGCCGGGTTCATAGATGTGATTGCAGGTGTCTATCGAATTCACGGGAACAATATTACGTTCAACTTAAGTCAAAGTTTTCTCATTGAGAATTTGGAAGAGAAAATGCTTATTAAGAATATGGCGGTTGAACAATACGGCTATAGCGCAAAGAAAATGAATCAGTGGTTCAACCATAATGTCTACGATACCATCTATTATTACCTCATGAATTCCGCCAAAAGCTACAAGGATTTCGAGGCGATGTATGGTTGGGCCCACACCCATTGCCCGGGTATCTACGATAGGTTAAGACGTGAATTCCGCGTGAAATTAATGAAAAAGCAATTGTTAAGGGTGTCTCTAATCCGTACTTTGCTTAAAAAATAA
- the hflX gene encoding GTPase HflX — MESIQQKAVIVGVQLQNDTNFAYSMEELRNLAAACDLRIAGELSQKASRVNPSHYIGTGKIQELSALLEAEDAPIVIFNDELTPSQIRNLESALDRQVIDRTILILNIFAERAKTKEAQLQVEVAQLQYMLPRLTGLRESLGRQGGGAGLKNKGAGETKLELDRRRIEERITALQVELQHQVSRRQIQRKQRRKNEVPVVCLVGYTNTGKSSLMNVMVETYHPGSHKQVFAKDMLFATLETSVRSIMLPDHKTFLLTDTVGFVSQLPHHLVKAFRSTLEEVTEADLLIHVVDYADSEYKQHMAVTDETLKALGADQIPTIYAYNKADLTEQPYPLIQGDSVYLSAKEKSGAEELTQMIRSHVFNDYIQCEILVPFDRGAVVSYFNEHAHVQSASYEEEGTRLTLECRVADYERFRNDFIEI, encoded by the coding sequence ATGGAATCTATACAACAAAAAGCAGTAATTGTGGGTGTCCAGCTCCAAAATGATACCAACTTCGCTTATTCAATGGAGGAACTGCGTAATTTGGCTGCCGCCTGTGATCTAAGGATAGCGGGAGAATTAAGCCAAAAGGCCAGCCGAGTTAATCCTTCCCATTATATTGGAACCGGTAAAATCCAGGAGTTGTCTGCGCTCTTGGAAGCGGAGGATGCCCCCATTGTTATATTTAATGATGAGCTTACTCCTTCCCAGATTCGCAATTTAGAGTCTGCATTAGATCGACAGGTCATTGACCGGACGATTCTAATCTTGAATATCTTTGCGGAACGGGCCAAAACCAAAGAAGCCCAGCTCCAAGTCGAAGTGGCCCAATTGCAATACATGCTGCCCCGCCTGACCGGGCTACGTGAATCTTTGGGCAGACAAGGCGGCGGTGCCGGATTAAAGAATAAAGGCGCAGGTGAAACGAAGCTGGAGCTGGATCGCAGAAGAATTGAAGAACGGATCACAGCCCTTCAAGTGGAGCTTCAGCACCAAGTGTCCAGACGTCAGATTCAGCGGAAGCAGCGCCGCAAGAATGAAGTGCCGGTCGTCTGTCTAGTAGGTTATACCAACACGGGCAAGTCCAGCTTAATGAATGTGATGGTAGAAACCTATCACCCAGGCTCCCATAAACAAGTGTTCGCCAAGGATATGTTATTCGCGACGCTGGAGACATCTGTGCGCAGCATTATGCTGCCCGATCACAAAACGTTTCTGCTGACAGATACCGTCGGATTCGTCAGTCAGCTTCCCCATCATCTAGTTAAAGCCTTTCGCTCTACACTCGAAGAGGTGACGGAAGCGGATCTGCTGATTCACGTAGTCGACTATGCCGATTCTGAGTATAAGCAGCATATGGCGGTAACCGATGAGACTTTAAAGGCGCTGGGCGCGGATCAAATTCCGACGATCTATGCTTACAATAAGGCCGATTTAACGGAGCAGCCCTATCCGCTTATCCAAGGAGACTCTGTCTATCTCTCCGCCAAAGAAAAAAGCGGAGCCGAGGAGCTTACTCAAATGATCCGAAGTCATGTATTTAATGACTATATTCAGTGTGAGATCCTGGTTCCGTTCGACCGCGGCGCAGTCGTCTCCTATTTCAATGAGCATGCCCATGTACAATCGGCCAGCTATGAAGAAGAGGGAACCCGGCTTACATTAGAATGCAGGGTTGCCGATTACGAGAGATTTCGGAACGATTTCATTGAGATTTAA